aaaataaattcatgtaTAGTctcaaaatacaaaacaataaagGGATAAGAACTACacagtttttcaaaaaaaaaaatggaataacGAAAGCCAATCTAAAGACTAGATAACTCCATATAGtcattattttctctttaatcaACACTTAATTTTTCATCGTATTGATTATATGTTATACTTGTAAGGTACAAATAAAAACCataatttactatttaaatttcaaagtCTATTCCAGATTTTTCACTGCATAAAGAACTTTGCTGATGAAACGATCATAGatagattataataaataaatataaaataagtataagACAACATATATTGTTCATATTATAATCTCCAGTTTCCTACACTAGGAAAAACATTTGTGGCTACAAATTATTGCCCTTTCACAGAATGTTACGTTCACAACATGGATTTTCCAATTTATGCTTCATCGTTTCAAATGCAAAAGCTGGTCTTTTCAGATATCATAGGATTCCCTTAGCAAACCCTACAAGATGAAATGCAAGTTGCAACATTGACATTGACATGGTTAGCATAAGAAGAGCGAATGTGGCAAGTGCAAAAGAAGGTCTAGTGTTCATTAACACTCTTTGCAATACTCCAACTGCTTCACATACATCTGAATCATAATTCTGGAAGTACTTTTTCTCCCATTCATTCCAGTCCGAAGAAGCTTTACCCTTCGTTTT
This genomic interval from Vigna radiata var. radiata cultivar VC1973A chromosome 8, Vradiata_ver6, whole genome shotgun sequence contains the following:
- the LOC106770694 gene encoding uncharacterized protein LOC106770694, giving the protein MFSNVTAPRRSLICASESDSFGHHHEGKMVDDNMILLRKRIREIEMLKTKGKASSDWNEWEKKYFQNYDSDVCEAVGVLQRVLMNTRPSFALATFALLMLTMSMSMLQLAFHLVGFAKGIL